In a single window of the Drosophila subpulchrella strain 33 F10 #4 breed RU33 chromosome X, RU_Dsub_v1.1 Primary Assembly, whole genome shotgun sequence genome:
- the LOC119557262 gene encoding transcription factor BTF3 homolog 4-like has product MDLSKLKKMEDVVRIGGKGSVRRKHKHVQSSPALEEKRLQATLAKLPLSQVPGIQQITLEMNDSSEILLMSPKVQGSVANNVFVLSGDLVHSNPSSSKSQPAARTQPGQPSQVTSQVTSQVTNQVPKKPKKPRNRIRCRNKRVQNMLAQAEEAGKKEAEEVKEQDPQAGGDSPAKDDPRLERIAEEVEEEEEEDFSEVGSNLSADSDNTKVPSDGSDMDQTIVGDDDSLGSWDAPTSGHDSDSNQADDECDGWADRYNYSDDEYPTEVPRPGTPRGPFSDDELDCLTPMNPYTGSSDEEDNIQA; this is encoded by the coding sequence ATGGATTTGAGCAAGCTGAAGAAGATGGAGGATGTGGTGCGCATTGGGGGCAAGGGATCGGTGCGCCGCAAGCACAAGCACGTCCAATCCTCGCCGGCCTTGGAGGAGAAGCGCCTCCAGGCCACGCTGGCCAAGTTGCCGCTGAGCCAGGTGCCCGGCATTCAGCAAATCACCCTGGAGATGAACGACTCCAGCGAGATACTGCTGATGAGTCCCAAGGTCCAGGGCTCGGTGGCCAACAATGTGTTTGTGCTCAGCGGCGACTTGGTTCACTCCAATCCGTCGAGTTCGAAGTCGCAGCCTGCTGCCAGGACCCAGCCGGGTCAGCCATCCCAGGTGACCAGCCAGGTGACCAGCCAGGTGACCAACCAGGTGCCCAAGAAGCCCAAGAAGCCGCGCAATCGCATTCGCTGTCGCAACAAGAGGGTCCAGAATATGCTCGCCCAGGCCGAGGAGGCTGGCAAAAAGGAGGCCGAAGAGGTCAAGGAGCAGGATCCCCAGGCAGGCGGAGATTCCCCGGCCAAGGATGACCCCCGTCTGGAGCGGATCGCCGAGGAGgtcgaggaggaggaggaggaggatttCTCCGAGGTGGGCTCCAATCTGAGCGCCGATTCCGACAACACCAAAGTCCCCTCGGATGGCTCCGACATGGATCAGACCATTGTCGGCGATGACGATTCCCTGGGCAGCTGGGATGCCCCCACCTCTGGGCATGATTCGGATTCTAACCAAGCCGACGATGAGTGCGATGGCTGGGCCGATCGCTATAACTATTCCGATGATGAATACCCGACTGAGGTGCCCCGCCCGGGTACTCCGCGTGGCCCCTTCTCCGACGACGAACTCGACTGCCTGACTCCGATGAATCCCTATACCGGCTCCTCCGACGAAGAGGACAATATCCAGGCCTAG